Part of the Paenibacillus guangzhouensis genome is shown below.
AATCATTTTACGGCTCATGACCTTACGCGTGATGGAAACGAGGGATAGCAAGCCAAGATCATGGACCAGGATGCCGCTTAATACACCAATCGCTGCAATCGCGAACCCACCTTTGCTCGCTGAGGTATAGGACTCGGAAAGAACCGCGCCAAAAACGGATACCCAGAAGACGAGGTTACCGGGCGATACGGCCACCAGCAAGCCATTCCGATATGTGCTCCAGAACGATTTCTTTGTTTTTTCGTCGGCTGGCGTAATGTCTTTGTCCGCGTTTTTGATCGAATCGTAACCCAGAAAAGCGAGAAAACCTGCTCCTGCGATCCAAAGCGGAATCTGAATGTATGGAAGAGAGAGGATGGAAGCAAACCCCAAAACCATCAAGATAATCAACGCAAAGTCGATCGTCATTCCGCCGAGCCCCACAGCCCAGCCGTGAATGAAGCCGTTTTTCAGGCCTTGTTTGATCATTTCGACCGTTATCGCACCGACCGGTAGGGCAATAGCAAGACCGATCAAGAAGTATTTCAAATAAATCTCCATGATAGTATCCTTTCATTCTATGTACTTTTAAAAACACGTAAAAACGATTCTAATATAATTCATGAGCGAAGGCAACCATTACTATTAATGTCAAACTTCTGTAATAAGTTGATAATTGAACCGCTTCCCGATGTAATTGTTGAAGAAATCTCATCTCTTGAATATGCTTATAGTAGAACTTTTCAATCATCTGATATTTTGTTGCATGGAAAATCAGGCGGCTTGATCTACCGCATGATATGCTCCTTTTGAAAGGAGGGATCGCCATGGATTGGCTTGAGCGTATGAACCATGCGATTGATTATATTGAAGACAACTTAGAAAATAATATAGATTATGATGAGATTGCTAGAATTGCTTTATGTTCTGTTTATCAATTTCAACGTATGTTTTCATTTGTACTTGAAATACCTTTATCAGAATATATCAGGCGCAGGAGGCTTACGCTTGCCGCCTTTGATTTAAAAAACAGAAATAATAAAGTGACAGATATCGCCTTAAAATACGGATATGAATCACCCGAATCGTTTTCACGAGCATTTCAAAATCTGCATGGCATGACTCCTACATTAGCGCGCAATGCCGGAAGTCAGCTAAAAGCCTATCCTCGCATCTCCTTTCAAATTACATTAAAAGGAGTTGTAGGGATGAATTATCGGATTGAGCAACGAGATGCTTTTCAAGTTTTTGGAATTGAGGATATATACAATATTGACGATATTGCGAACCAACAAGGCGTATCGATCCCAGAGGTTTGGCAGAACATATGCAAGAATGGTGAGTTTGATAGATTACGCCAGTCGGTCACTGGGGATTGGTGGAGCGAAGGCCATTTCAGCAAGGAACTTGGAGCTGTTTTTGCATACGATTCCTACAAATTCACAAGCAATACCACGTTCCCTTATCTAATCGGGTGTTACAAATCGGAGAATAGCAAGGCCCACGGATATAC
Proteins encoded:
- a CDS encoding LysE family transporter — protein: MEIYLKYFLIGLAIALPVGAITVEMIKQGLKNGFIHGWAVGLGGMTIDFALIILMVLGFASILSLPYIQIPLWIAGAGFLAFLGYDSIKNADKDITPADEKTKKSFWSTYRNGLLVAVSPGNLVFWVSVFGAVLSESYTSASKGGFAIAAIGVLSGILVHDLGLLSLVSITRKVMSRKMIRAVSVVAGILLIGFSIYFVYEFILALWPYIS
- a CDS encoding AraC family transcriptional regulator, giving the protein MDWLERMNHAIDYIEDNLENNIDYDEIARIALCSVYQFQRMFSFVLEIPLSEYIRRRRLTLAAFDLKNRNNKVTDIALKYGYESPESFSRAFQNLHGMTPTLARNAGSQLKAYPRISFQITLKGVVGMNYRIEQRDAFQVFGIEDIYNIDDIANQQGVSIPEVWQNICKNGEFDRLRQSVTGDWWSEGHFSKELGAVFAYDSYKFTSNTTFPYLIGCYKSENSKAHGYTVVDVPASTWAVFSTLHDGNGSGNYDLRSLKNRIFSEWLQTSNYNILDGGNFEMYCTNKDGYAYCELWYRIEEKN